The proteins below are encoded in one region of Clostridium pasteurianum DSM 525 = ATCC 6013:
- a CDS encoding TM1266 family iron-only hydrogenase system putative regulator produces the protein MDKRLGVIGIIVENIENAHIVNEILHNFSDVIVGRMGIPYKEKRVSVISIIVDGSMDSISAMTGKLGNINGVSVKSAISRK, from the coding sequence TTGGATAAAAGATTAGGCGTCATTGGAATTATAGTTGAAAACATAGAAAATGCACATATTGTTAATGAAATTCTCCATAATTTTAGTGATGTTATAGTGGGCCGTATGGGAATACCCTATAAGGAAAAACGTGTATCTGTTATTTCCATAATAGTGGATGGCTCTATGGATAGTATAAGTGCCATGACTGGAAAACTTGGAAATATAAATGGTGTAAGTGTCAAATCTGCAATATCCAGAAAATAA